The following coding sequences lie in one Thalassoglobus polymorphus genomic window:
- a CDS encoding glycosyltransferase family protein: MITSQKHRVLFVAYQFPPVGGVGVHRVTKFVKYLPQHGWNSTILTVSNPSVPLHDQSLLKDIPAGSLIRRAKTYEPGYGLKKKVSGGQGTGKKNPLVSAIKSGIRAVGNTLLQPDSQVLWHPHAYRDGLKILKDVHHDAIVATGPPFSSLLLGAKLAKRTGLPLILDYRDEWDISNAYWENKSQSRLSHWIQTRQQHKALNAARSILATTPSSAAAVGEIAKQAGSDAVASHIYNGFDPDDFPMDVSLEKEDFGNGTSRFRLAFIGTLWNLNSIEPVVTALEMLNQTSPAIANEIELLLAGRRTEEQEAIVDRLKETAVAVSRLPFIDHTQAVQLMRTADSLLMINSDLPKTQRIINAKTFEYMAAKRPMFVVAPEGDVWDVVRDLPGTVLCEPKKVSNIADQLSLLVEQHRCGVEYSSGDWNINRFHRQQLAGELASLLNQTIRQESQSVSRFRSLFMGHDVQLDPEGN, from the coding sequence ATGATCACATCGCAAAAACATCGCGTTTTGTTTGTCGCCTACCAGTTTCCACCGGTGGGAGGAGTGGGCGTTCATCGTGTGACGAAATTCGTGAAGTACCTCCCGCAGCATGGTTGGAACTCGACAATCTTAACAGTTTCGAATCCTTCGGTTCCGCTCCACGATCAATCACTGTTGAAAGACATTCCGGCAGGAAGTCTCATTCGACGAGCGAAGACTTATGAGCCGGGATACGGTCTCAAAAAGAAAGTTTCAGGAGGTCAGGGAACCGGGAAAAAGAATCCTCTGGTCTCAGCAATCAAGTCCGGAATTCGTGCGGTCGGAAACACTTTGCTCCAGCCAGACTCGCAAGTTCTGTGGCATCCGCATGCCTACCGCGATGGCTTGAAAATCCTCAAGGATGTCCATCATGATGCAATTGTCGCCACCGGCCCACCATTTTCTTCTTTACTGCTCGGTGCCAAACTGGCGAAGAGAACTGGGCTCCCATTGATCCTTGATTACCGGGATGAGTGGGATATCAGTAATGCATATTGGGAAAATAAATCGCAAAGTCGTCTTAGTCACTGGATTCAAACTCGCCAACAGCACAAAGCTCTGAATGCCGCACGGTCTATTCTTGCAACAACTCCTTCCAGCGCCGCTGCCGTTGGCGAAATCGCCAAACAAGCAGGCAGCGACGCCGTCGCCTCGCACATTTACAACGGTTTCGACCCGGATGATTTTCCGATGGATGTCTCGCTCGAAAAAGAAGACTTTGGAAACGGAACATCGCGGTTTCGTCTGGCCTTTATCGGAACTCTCTGGAACCTGAATTCCATCGAACCTGTGGTCACCGCGCTGGAAATGTTGAATCAGACAAGCCCAGCCATCGCCAATGAAATTGAATTGCTTCTAGCCGGTCGCCGAACAGAAGAGCAGGAAGCCATTGTTGACCGATTAAAAGAGACCGCAGTCGCAGTCAGCCGGTTACCGTTTATTGACCATACCCAAGCTGTCCAATTGATGCGGACTGCCGACAGTTTGCTGATGATTAATTCAGACCTGCCAAAAACCCAAAGAATCATTAACGCCAAAACGTTTGAATATATGGCAGCCAAACGGCCAATGTTTGTTGTCGCTCCCGAAGGTGACGTTTGGGATGTTGTCCGAGACCTTCCGGGGACTGTTCTTTGCGAACCGAAAAAGGTCAGCAACATTGCCGATCAACTCAGTCTTCTGGTTGAACAGCATCGCTGTGGTGTTGAGTATTCGTCAGGTGACTGGAACATCAATCGTTTTCATCGACAGCAATTGGCTGGGGAACTCGCCAGTTTGCTCAACCAAACAATTCGCCAAGAATCGCAAAGCGTTTCGCGGTTTCGTTCGTTGTTCATGGGGCACGATGTTCAACTTGATCCGGAAGGAAACTGA
- a CDS encoding glycosyltransferase — protein MRILFISTTFPDASSPARGTYNSALCQALSQEHQVRVIAPRAFTEAIPFRLKRNRYQLPNELQSSNLAASYPTFWYTPKAMQEKSGDQMWWSVKSDVQKAVNEFQPEAVLSYWAHPEGEVGVRAAQLANVPSAVIVGGSDVLILPNLPKRGPRVRDVLLQSDTVITVSDGLRNSVIELGANPDRVQTIYQGIDPQVFHQHVSRSDAQQQLKLNSELKHLVWVGRMVPVKALDVLIDAASDLFNQKLPFELHLIGDGPERGRLEMRVEQCGLSDSVRFEGTIGHDQIADWYRAADLTVMSSDSEGLPNVLRESLACGTPFVSTDVGSISEIADSRYSQLVPKQNSELLAKAIVDVLDESFAINARQYQARSWDETALETASLFERLRSEKSSSRTEASKQNQPTEIPIASQ, from the coding sequence ATGCGCATCCTTTTTATCAGTACGACCTTTCCCGACGCGAGCTCACCGGCTCGCGGGACGTACAATTCTGCGCTTTGCCAAGCATTGTCGCAGGAGCACCAGGTGCGTGTCATCGCTCCTCGAGCGTTTACCGAAGCGATTCCTTTCCGACTGAAAAGAAATCGCTACCAGTTGCCGAATGAACTGCAATCCTCAAACCTCGCAGCCAGTTATCCAACTTTCTGGTACACACCGAAGGCGATGCAGGAAAAGTCGGGCGATCAGATGTGGTGGTCGGTCAAATCAGATGTTCAAAAAGCGGTCAATGAGTTTCAGCCGGAAGCCGTTCTCAGCTACTGGGCTCACCCAGAGGGGGAAGTTGGTGTTCGCGCCGCCCAATTGGCGAACGTCCCGTCGGCGGTCATCGTCGGAGGAAGCGACGTCCTCATTTTGCCGAATCTGCCAAAACGCGGGCCTCGCGTTCGAGACGTCTTATTGCAATCAGACACTGTAATCACCGTCAGCGACGGATTACGAAATTCCGTGATTGAGCTGGGAGCAAATCCTGATCGAGTTCAGACAATCTATCAGGGAATCGATCCGCAAGTCTTCCATCAGCACGTGTCACGAAGCGATGCTCAACAACAATTGAAGCTGAACTCCGAACTCAAACATCTCGTTTGGGTCGGGCGAATGGTTCCAGTCAAAGCTCTTGATGTCCTTATCGACGCGGCATCAGATCTCTTCAATCAGAAACTTCCATTTGAGTTGCACCTGATTGGAGATGGTCCCGAGCGCGGCCGCTTGGAAATGCGAGTCGAGCAATGTGGCCTCAGCGATTCAGTTCGATTTGAGGGGACGATCGGGCATGATCAAATCGCCGACTGGTATCGAGCTGCGGACTTAACTGTGATGTCCAGCGATTCGGAGGGACTCCCGAACGTATTGCGGGAATCCCTGGCTTGCGGGACTCCGTTCGTCTCCACCGATGTCGGAAGCATTTCGGAAATTGCTGATTCCAGATACTCACAGCTGGTCCCCAAGCAGAATTCGGAATTACTCGCGAAGGCGATTGTCGACGTCCTCGATGAGTCATTTGCAATAAATGCCCGACAGTATCAAGCCCGCTCCTGGGATGAGACGGCACTCGAAACTGCAAGTCTGTTCGAGAGACTTCGCTCGGAGAAATCCTCTTCCCGAACAGAGGCATCAAAACAAAATCAACCCACAGAGATCCCGATCGCCAGTCAGTAA
- a CDS encoding NAD-dependent epimerase/dehydratase family protein, producing the protein MPVVQTSLTAQTSTTATITGATGFLGRRLVRSLLEEEGLRVRCLIRDSSCTAELLNHVDQSLHGRIEFCRGSLTDRQFVSRHFTDSDVVYHLAASLGGSASTMFLNTVIPTRELMEVAATANVGRFVLVSSLGVYGTQSVKRWGTLDESTPIDSHPAQRDPYTFSKVRQEAVARTLSEQLSLPLVIVRPGVIYGPGRSAVTSRVGLPVGPFLIRMGGGQELPYTFVENCADGIKLAGLVPNIEGEVFNLVDDNLPTGKQILRSMRRQGKKTRCLWIPRGVLGPMSQVYEWYSNWSEGQLPPVLTKHKCEAMWKPVRYSNAKAKHKLNWTPKISTEEGLRQTIAG; encoded by the coding sequence ATGCCCGTAGTTCAAACCTCTCTCACTGCTCAAACGTCAACGACCGCCACTATTACAGGAGCGACCGGGTTTCTCGGGCGCCGTCTCGTGCGTTCTCTTCTGGAAGAAGAAGGCCTTCGTGTTCGATGTCTGATTCGAGATTCAAGTTGCACCGCAGAACTTTTGAATCACGTTGACCAAAGCCTGCACGGGCGAATTGAATTCTGTCGAGGATCGCTGACCGACCGGCAGTTTGTCAGTCGTCACTTTACCGACAGCGATGTCGTTTATCACCTGGCTGCCTCTCTCGGAGGGAGTGCATCAACAATGTTTTTAAACACTGTCATTCCGACTCGAGAACTTATGGAAGTTGCAGCGACTGCCAACGTTGGGCGATTTGTCTTGGTCAGTTCGCTGGGAGTTTACGGAACGCAATCAGTCAAGCGATGGGGCACGCTCGACGAAAGTACGCCAATCGATTCACACCCCGCACAGCGTGACCCTTACACATTCAGCAAAGTTCGACAGGAAGCTGTCGCTCGCACGTTGAGCGAACAGCTGAGTTTGCCGTTAGTCATCGTGCGCCCCGGTGTGATTTATGGCCCGGGGCGATCCGCAGTGACCAGTCGTGTCGGGTTGCCAGTCGGTCCGTTCCTCATTCGGATGGGGGGAGGGCAGGAACTTCCCTATACATTTGTTGAAAACTGTGCCGACGGAATCAAACTCGCTGGGCTCGTGCCGAATATCGAGGGCGAAGTCTTCAATCTTGTCGACGACAACTTGCCGACTGGAAAACAAATCCTGCGGTCAATGAGAAGGCAAGGGAAAAAAACTCGCTGCCTGTGGATCCCTCGCGGAGTACTCGGCCCGATGTCGCAGGTGTACGAATGGTATTCAAATTGGTCCGAAGGACAACTTCCCCCCGTCTTGACAAAGCATAAATGCGAAGCGATGTGGAAGCCGGTGCGGTACTCTAATGCGAAAGCCAAGCACAAACTGAACTGGACCCCAAAGATTTCGACAGAAGAGGGACTTCGCCAAACTATCGCTGGCTGA
- a CDS encoding Gfo/Idh/MocA family protein — MKQQTPKLNVALLGCGQIADAHLSQIARIDSAEVVAVCDIHEDLAYQAAARFQIPHTYTDLDRMIEEVQPDVVHITTPAHTHADLTIKLLNLGCHVYVEKPFTLDAVESARVLAAAELANRSVCVGHDQLFDPMWLRCHAWIQQGLIGEVGHIESILGYPIAGNFGALVAANPNHWVRKLPGGLFQNTISHPLYRITDLLEDDQPELIGNWYTQPAYDFPTELQISFQGRRQSGSLTFSTRIPPQRITRIYGAKGTLEVDFDAQTVRLNSIAKLPGAFAKLELPWKHFRNSIWNLSNNLWRFAKADIHYFAGMKTLCERFYESIQTGSEPPIPPHEVHRVTLLMDRIFDHCRAQGLTKSTLPANTTSTSELARIEEVPTCP; from the coding sequence ATGAAACAGCAGACCCCAAAATTGAATGTTGCCCTTCTGGGGTGTGGACAAATCGCCGATGCACATCTTTCACAGATAGCTCGAATCGATTCCGCAGAGGTTGTCGCTGTCTGTGATATCCATGAGGACCTTGCATATCAGGCAGCTGCACGGTTTCAGATTCCGCACACCTACACCGATCTGGACCGAATGATTGAAGAGGTTCAGCCGGATGTTGTCCACATCACGACCCCGGCACACACACATGCCGACTTGACAATCAAGTTGCTGAACCTTGGATGTCATGTTTATGTCGAAAAGCCATTCACTCTTGATGCAGTTGAATCCGCCCGAGTCCTTGCCGCTGCGGAACTGGCTAACCGGTCGGTTTGTGTCGGTCATGATCAACTGTTTGATCCGATGTGGCTGCGATGCCATGCATGGATTCAACAGGGGCTCATCGGAGAAGTTGGTCATATCGAATCGATACTTGGTTACCCGATCGCAGGAAACTTCGGAGCGTTGGTCGCTGCCAATCCGAATCATTGGGTCCGTAAGCTGCCTGGGGGACTCTTTCAGAACACGATCTCCCATCCGCTGTATCGCATCACCGATTTACTGGAAGACGATCAACCGGAACTCATCGGGAATTGGTACACACAGCCAGCGTACGACTTCCCGACAGAATTGCAGATCTCTTTCCAGGGACGACGCCAAAGCGGGAGTTTGACCTTTTCGACAAGAATTCCACCGCAACGAATCACACGTATTTATGGTGCGAAGGGGACGCTCGAAGTCGACTTTGATGCCCAGACAGTTCGCCTGAACTCCATCGCGAAACTCCCCGGCGCGTTCGCCAAGCTGGAACTTCCCTGGAAGCATTTCCGGAATTCCATCTGGAACCTCTCGAACAACCTCTGGAGATTTGCCAAAGCGGATATTCACTACTTCGCCGGAATGAAAACGCTCTGCGAGAGATTTTACGAGTCGATTCAAACAGGAAGCGAACCCCCGATTCCCCCTCATGAAGTCCATCGTGTCACATTGTTGATGGATCGAATTTTTGATCATTGCCGCGCACAAGGCTTAACCAAGTCAACGCTTCCAGCAAATACGACATCAACATCAGAGTTAGCTCGAATTGAAGAGGTGCCAACATGCCCGTAG
- a CDS encoding glycosyltransferase, giving the protein MKTTIEQLPESAQENEDYHSIARKRLKVCHLSMTLETGGLERLLVDYGRFHDSSKFELSFIALERIGHPAQELRESGFQIDQIGLSKIGKLTGMKRLAQLFREHKIDILHTHNTYPQFYGAFGAKFAKVPVVINSQHGRGCGPNRKSVWQFRLANHLTTKVVGVSEDATKLCQNQNRSNAAKMTCIWNGIDLERFRFRGPHDSLSAISVGRLSPEKDYATLLRATKIVLESYPEFQLMLIGDGQERQQLEELTNELGMKSNVTFLGERSDVHDLLATAGFFVSSSTTEGISLTLLEAMAVGLPIVTTAVGGSPEIVVPDNTGKLVPPRSPDQLAQEIIAMIEERAVWPEIGRAARERVEEHFNIRTMIRQYEELYSELYEQRND; this is encoded by the coding sequence ATGAAGACAACAATTGAACAGCTTCCTGAATCAGCTCAGGAAAACGAAGATTACCACTCGATTGCGAGGAAGCGTCTCAAGGTTTGCCATCTCAGCATGACTCTTGAAACCGGTGGCCTGGAGCGTCTGCTCGTCGACTATGGTCGGTTTCATGATTCCAGCAAATTCGAACTCAGTTTCATTGCCCTCGAAAGAATTGGCCATCCGGCTCAGGAACTTCGGGAATCCGGTTTTCAGATCGATCAGATTGGTCTTTCGAAAATCGGCAAGCTGACTGGAATGAAGCGACTGGCGCAGCTTTTCAGAGAACATAAAATCGACATTCTTCACACACACAACACCTACCCGCAGTTCTATGGAGCCTTTGGTGCCAAGTTTGCGAAAGTTCCTGTTGTGATTAACAGCCAGCACGGGCGTGGTTGCGGACCTAACCGGAAGTCGGTTTGGCAATTCCGCCTGGCGAATCATCTGACAACTAAAGTTGTTGGCGTCTCCGAAGATGCAACCAAACTTTGCCAGAATCAAAACCGCTCCAACGCCGCTAAAATGACCTGTATCTGGAACGGCATCGACCTCGAACGTTTTCGGTTTCGTGGTCCTCACGATTCCCTTTCAGCGATCTCTGTCGGACGCCTTTCTCCCGAAAAGGATTACGCGACGCTGCTGCGGGCAACCAAAATTGTTTTGGAATCGTACCCTGAGTTTCAGTTGATGCTCATTGGCGACGGGCAAGAGCGTCAACAACTTGAGGAACTGACCAATGAACTCGGTATGAAGTCCAACGTCACGTTTCTCGGTGAACGAAGTGACGTTCATGACCTGTTGGCAACCGCCGGATTCTTTGTTTCGTCCTCTACGACAGAAGGAATTTCACTGACTCTGCTCGAGGCAATGGCTGTCGGCCTACCGATCGTGACGACCGCTGTCGGTGGTAGCCCGGAAATTGTTGTACCGGATAATACCGGAAAACTGGTCCCACCGAGGAGCCCGGACCAGCTGGCTCAGGAGATAATTGCCATGATCGAAGAACGGGCTGTCTGGCCGGAAATTGGGAGAGCTGCCCGCGAACGAGTCGAGGAACATTTCAATATCCGCACCATGATCCGCCAGTACGAAGAACTCTATTCAGAACTCTACGAGCAAAGAAATGATTAG
- a CDS encoding GNAT family N-acetyltransferase, which translates to MTTHPAWVQSWIDNYGDEVPFRFLVGEADGQVRGIALLTAGIEQKYGPFPVKTLHVGTAGEALQGTIKVEYNRLLVEPEYSQAFLDGLVNTIKNDTSWEVFHLDGFADNDLKPWEASFPNAAIRYRDSLYFDFEEAREKNSDVISQLGKSTRSNIRRRIKKLGNLETDWATNLTQGAEIFEELVDLHQQRWNATGEPGAFANPKFLNFQRQLIVQLIAEEKLVLFRVRDDSKTVGCLMLLVDQNRMLDYLSGFESFEEYPSIGLITHYLCMEEALKRGFSAYDFLVGEKQHKNNLSTHCNQLCWLTFNRPSLKTKTVKTYRKMKRFLQGTSVTQ; encoded by the coding sequence ATGACAACCCATCCTGCCTGGGTACAGAGCTGGATTGACAATTACGGTGACGAAGTTCCGTTCCGCTTTCTGGTGGGAGAGGCAGATGGGCAAGTTCGCGGAATCGCTTTGCTGACTGCTGGCATCGAACAAAAATACGGACCGTTTCCGGTGAAGACGCTGCATGTCGGAACCGCAGGAGAAGCTCTTCAGGGAACAATTAAAGTCGAATACAACCGCCTTCTGGTTGAACCGGAGTATTCGCAGGCGTTTCTGGACGGGCTCGTCAACACGATTAAAAACGACACCAGTTGGGAAGTCTTTCATCTGGACGGCTTCGCAGACAACGATCTCAAACCGTGGGAAGCTTCTTTTCCGAACGCTGCGATTCGCTATCGAGACAGTCTCTATTTCGACTTCGAAGAAGCTCGAGAGAAAAACTCTGATGTCATCTCTCAGCTTGGGAAAAGTACACGTTCAAACATTCGTCGACGAATCAAGAAGCTCGGAAATCTTGAAACGGACTGGGCAACCAACCTCACGCAAGGTGCCGAAATTTTTGAAGAGTTGGTCGATCTTCACCAACAACGTTGGAACGCCACTGGTGAACCAGGAGCGTTTGCCAATCCGAAGTTTCTGAACTTTCAGAGGCAACTCATTGTGCAACTCATCGCGGAGGAAAAGTTGGTCCTGTTTCGTGTCCGGGACGATTCGAAAACTGTCGGTTGCCTGATGTTACTTGTCGACCAAAACAGAATGCTCGACTACCTCTCTGGTTTTGAATCCTTTGAAGAATACCCCAGCATTGGATTGATCACGCACTACCTTTGTATGGAAGAAGCGTTGAAGCGAGGCTTCTCTGCGTACGATTTTCTGGTCGGAGAAAAACAGCACAAGAACAACCTGTCAACGCACTGCAACCAGTTGTGCTGGCTAACGTTCAACCGTCCATCGCTCAAAACTAAAACAGTTAAAACTTACCGGAAAATGAAACGATTCCTTCAAGGGACTTCTGTGACTCAGTAG
- a CDS encoding oligosaccharide flippase family protein, translating to MTLRKNILAGWAAHLVTVMIGFFLMPYILGTVGESQYGAWVFINAVAGYSGMIYGGFGATICRYVSDLSARKEWTRLNQFVSSIQSVYFVTAAIALLVTGCFAWAAGSLNKWDSLSLLEIRLSILIVGGTIALGMIGSVYGGVLIGMQRLDIKRSIEVGIGITRLVLVLLCLQQQYGLVTLALIFFVVTLAEHLISAVIAYRLIPTLSVAPWNTRKDVLQECFGFSAFNAIALVAEYLIFFTDTVVIGLVLGPIAVVPYQIGLRIAQMIQIPIAQIGEAILPKAGELHAKQGSHELGKIVAKGMGVAFLLSGGFFIGATYFGEMLIQTWIGKHYPSSALVMAILVGAQMVALPMVVTRKALLGTGQVRLPAFIDIAEAVFNLILSLILIQYLGIVGVAIGTLIPIVLTELFVFLPYAMRQLLLDRKELFHQAVVLQTPALIVLLAFCEFISRFELSSGWLNLLAVTGGGGIVLLGIRYLTHIVDRNRLPLTTIQPKTATH from the coding sequence ATGACACTCAGGAAAAACATTCTGGCCGGTTGGGCAGCCCACCTCGTGACCGTGATGATCGGCTTCTTTTTGATGCCGTACATCCTCGGGACGGTGGGGGAATCGCAGTACGGTGCGTGGGTCTTTATCAATGCCGTCGCTGGGTATTCAGGGATGATTTATGGCGGATTCGGGGCGACAATTTGTCGTTATGTTTCTGACCTGTCTGCTCGCAAGGAATGGACACGACTGAATCAATTCGTCAGTTCAATTCAATCTGTGTATTTCGTTACAGCTGCCATCGCTCTGTTGGTGACCGGCTGTTTCGCCTGGGCTGCAGGGAGTCTGAATAAATGGGACTCACTATCGCTCCTGGAAATTCGCCTGTCGATCTTGATCGTCGGCGGCACAATCGCACTTGGAATGATCGGTAGTGTGTACGGTGGTGTGCTGATCGGGATGCAGCGACTGGATATCAAACGCAGCATCGAGGTTGGCATCGGGATTACTCGTCTCGTGCTTGTTCTGCTTTGTTTGCAACAGCAGTATGGGCTGGTCACGCTCGCTCTGATCTTCTTCGTTGTGACTCTCGCTGAGCATTTGATTAGTGCGGTCATTGCCTATCGTCTGATTCCGACTCTTTCAGTTGCTCCCTGGAATACTCGCAAGGATGTGCTGCAAGAGTGTTTTGGTTTCAGTGCGTTCAATGCTATTGCACTCGTTGCTGAGTATCTCATCTTTTTTACCGATACGGTCGTGATCGGCTTGGTGCTCGGGCCGATTGCAGTGGTTCCGTACCAGATCGGGTTGCGAATTGCTCAGATGATTCAAATCCCGATTGCACAAATTGGTGAAGCAATTCTTCCCAAAGCGGGTGAACTTCATGCAAAGCAGGGGAGTCATGAACTCGGCAAAATTGTTGCCAAAGGGATGGGTGTCGCCTTTCTGCTTTCTGGAGGTTTTTTCATCGGAGCGACCTACTTTGGCGAAATGCTCATTCAAACCTGGATTGGAAAACATTACCCATCCAGCGCCTTGGTGATGGCAATTCTGGTCGGTGCACAGATGGTCGCTTTGCCAATGGTTGTCACACGGAAAGCACTGCTCGGGACAGGGCAGGTTCGGCTTCCCGCCTTTATCGACATTGCAGAGGCAGTGTTCAACTTAATTCTTTCGCTCATCTTGATCCAATACTTGGGCATCGTGGGGGTGGCGATTGGAACTCTCATCCCGATCGTACTCACCGAGCTGTTTGTTTTTCTTCCTTACGCAATGAGGCAGCTTCTTCTGGATCGAAAAGAACTCTTCCATCAAGCAGTCGTACTCCAAACTCCAGCACTCATCGTGCTACTGGCCTTTTGTGAATTCATCTCCCGTTTCGAACTGAGTTCAGGGTGGTTGAATCTACTCGCAGTCACGGGTGGAGGAGGGATTGTGCTGTTGGGGATCCGTTACCTCACTCACATCGTCGATCGAAACAGGCTTCCGCTCACAACGATTCAGCCGAAAACAGCCACACACTAA
- a CDS encoding glycosyltransferase family 2 protein, giving the protein MSQLPQYSVVIPAYNAAKTIEKTLDSVLAQTVPPSEIVIVDDGSTDTTCDVVSRYGDQVRLLMQANAGPAAARNHGIREASYDWIALVDADDTWLPEKQEIQLPYCMPDVGVVHCYEIEEEIELESEAIDFKTLWKHNYIGTSTVVLNRKTLAEVGEFVEDRAMMCAEDYNLWLRIASSDYRIVTVKQALIHYTPAEGNLSGQFERVIKAELHNVDVIAGQLNLPAEMVHAKKADLYEEYAKALFWRRNLRLARSYYGKLLRQRPSLNSLKYWLATFLPNFVLGEPRTATT; this is encoded by the coding sequence ATGAGTCAACTTCCTCAATACAGCGTTGTCATTCCCGCCTACAATGCGGCCAAAACCATTGAAAAAACACTCGATAGTGTGCTAGCCCAAACAGTACCACCGAGTGAAATTGTCATTGTTGATGACGGTTCAACAGACACGACTTGCGATGTCGTCTCCAGATATGGGGATCAGGTTCGTCTGCTCATGCAGGCCAATGCTGGTCCCGCAGCTGCGCGGAATCATGGGATTCGCGAGGCGAGTTACGACTGGATTGCTTTGGTCGATGCAGACGATACCTGGCTGCCTGAGAAGCAGGAAATTCAACTTCCGTACTGCATGCCGGATGTTGGAGTTGTTCACTGCTATGAAATTGAAGAAGAGATTGAGCTCGAATCTGAAGCGATCGATTTCAAAACACTCTGGAAGCACAACTACATCGGCACTTCAACTGTCGTCCTGAATCGCAAAACCTTGGCTGAAGTCGGCGAGTTCGTAGAGGACCGGGCGATGATGTGTGCTGAAGATTACAATTTGTGGCTTCGCATTGCTTCATCTGACTATCGAATCGTAACGGTGAAGCAAGCCCTGATTCACTACACCCCAGCGGAAGGAAACTTGTCTGGGCAGTTTGAGCGAGTCATCAAGGCAGAGTTGCACAATGTTGACGTCATCGCTGGTCAACTTAATCTTCCAGCAGAGATGGTTCACGCGAAGAAAGCAGATCTCTATGAGGAATATGCCAAGGCATTATTCTGGCGAAGAAACTTAAGGCTCGCACGTTCGTACTACGGAAAGTTGCTCCGTCAGCGACCTTCGCTCAATTCACTGAAATACTGGTTGGCGACCTTCCTGCCTAATTTCGTTCTTGGTGAACCTCGGACTGCAACCACATAA
- a CDS encoding O-antigen ligase family protein, with amino-acid sequence MLFIRPSELFPAMGDVQVYLAFIVLALLFSIQGIHNQVQWKSLIQQPVNLCVIAVTICVGLSRLSTGNLDKIDTAVIGMLKVTLYYLVLVSVITTPLRLRYFLMSTAICSTLMIAYSVVDYRSFNAEWVNNPNLEQVLDIEHKLPPDERTILRHIPDRDGVDRYGNEIWFFRICGLGIFHDPNDLSLLIVVTSIISIYFLTDKNISLFRVLWILPLMIMAIAMYYTYSRGGLLAAMIAMFAWLCTRYGGKVALTIGALCAAAVPVALGRAANIDVSSGTGQQRIQIWSDGLMAIRNSRVIFGIGEGQYTEISTHVAHNSYVHAFVELGLVGGTFFFGCFFLPAFTFLLMKTNGFKIHQPELRRLFPYIAAMLACWCMGMCSLSRCYVPPTYMIAGICASFINLVGFCRPSPRPLLVLNSRTAQPWIACSFGVLICAYLFVRVFARFG; translated from the coding sequence ATGTTGTTTATTCGCCCGTCGGAACTTTTTCCGGCGATGGGGGATGTGCAGGTGTATCTCGCGTTTATTGTTCTGGCATTGTTGTTCTCCATTCAGGGGATTCACAATCAGGTTCAATGGAAGTCATTGATCCAGCAGCCCGTGAATCTCTGCGTGATTGCTGTCACGATCTGTGTCGGATTGTCACGACTGTCGACAGGGAATTTAGACAAAATCGATACAGCTGTGATCGGAATGCTGAAGGTCACGCTGTATTACCTGGTGTTGGTCTCGGTCATCACAACGCCGCTTCGCCTACGGTATTTTTTGATGTCGACAGCGATTTGCTCGACATTGATGATTGCATACAGCGTCGTGGACTACCGAAGCTTCAACGCGGAGTGGGTAAACAATCCGAATCTTGAGCAAGTGCTGGATATCGAGCACAAGCTTCCTCCCGATGAGCGGACGATCCTGCGTCATATTCCTGACCGGGACGGTGTTGATCGTTACGGAAACGAAATCTGGTTCTTCAGGATTTGCGGTTTAGGAATCTTTCACGATCCCAACGACTTGTCGCTTTTGATTGTGGTGACGTCGATTATCTCGATTTACTTCCTGACCGATAAGAACATTTCATTGTTCCGGGTTCTGTGGATCTTGCCTTTAATGATCATGGCGATCGCGATGTACTATACGTACTCTCGCGGAGGGCTTCTCGCAGCGATGATTGCGATGTTTGCATGGCTTTGCACTCGCTACGGAGGAAAGGTGGCACTGACAATTGGGGCCCTCTGTGCTGCCGCCGTTCCCGTTGCTTTGGGGCGAGCAGCGAATATCGATGTTTCCAGTGGAACGGGGCAACAGCGGATTCAAATCTGGAGCGATGGCTTGATGGCCATTCGCAACAGTCGTGTCATCTTTGGAATCGGCGAAGGTCAGTACACGGAAATTTCAACACACGTCGCGCACAATTCTTATGTCCATGCGTTCGTTGAGCTGGGGCTTGTTGGAGGAACTTTCTTCTTTGGCTGTTTCTTTCTCCCCGCGTTTACATTTCTCCTGATGAAAACGAATGGATTCAAAATTCATCAGCCTGAATTGCGAAGACTCTTTCCGTACATCGCTGCCATGTTGGCTTGTTGGTGTATGGGAATGTGTTCCCTGTCACGATGTTACGTTCCACCGACTTATATGATCGCTGGGATTTGTGCTTCGTTCATCAACCTTGTTGGTTTTTGTCGACCAAGTCCACGTCCATTACTCGTCTTAAATTCCCGAACTGCCCAGCCCTGGATCGCTTGCAGTTTCGGCGTGCTGATTTGTGCATACCTGTTTGTCCGCGTTTTTGCTCGCTTCGGTTAA